In the genome of Streptococcus oralis, one region contains:
- the rplQ gene encoding 50S ribosomal protein L17: MAYRKLGRTSSQRKAMLRDLTTDLLINESIVTTEARAKEIRKTVEKMITLGKRGDLHARRQAAAFVRNEIASENYDEATDKYTSTTALQKLFSEIAPRYAERNGGYTRILKTEPRRGDAAPMAIIELV; this comes from the coding sequence ATGGCTTACCGTAAACTAGGACGCACTAGCTCACAACGTAAAGCAATGCTTCGCGATTTGACAACTGACCTTTTGATCAACGAATCAATCGTGACAACTGAAGCTCGTGCTAAAGAAATCCGTAAAACTGTTGAAAAAATGATTACTCTAGGTAAACGTGGTGATTTGCATGCACGTCGTCAAGCAGCTGCTTTCGTACGTAATGAAATCGCATCTGAAAACTATGATGAAGCAACTGATAAGTACACTTCTACTACAGCACTTCAAAAATTGTTCTCAGAAATCGCACCTCGTTATGCTGAACGTAACGGCGGATACACTCGTATCCTTAAAACTGAACCACGTCGTGGTGATGCTGCGCCAATGGCGATCATCGAATTAGTATAA
- the leuS gene encoding leucine--tRNA ligase, translating into MSFYNHKEIEPKWQGYWAEHHTFKTGTDASKPKFYALDMFPYPSGAGLHVGHPEGYTATDILSRYKRAQGYNVLHPMGWDAFGLPAEQYAMDTGNDPAEFTAENIANFKRQINALGFSYDWDREVNTTDPNYYKWTQWIFTKLYEKGLAYEAEVPVNWVEELGTAIANEEVLPDGTSERGGYPVVRKPMRQWMLKITAYAERLLNDLDELDWPESIKDMQRNWIGKSTGANVTFKVKGTDKEFTVFTTRPDTLFGATFTVLAPEHDLVDAITSPEQADAVADYKHQASLKSDLARTDLAKEKTGVWTGAYAINPVNGKEIPIWIADYVLASYGTGAVMAVPAHDQRDWEFAKQFDLPIVEVLEGGNVEEAAYTEDGLHVNSDFLDGLNKEDAIAKIVAWLEEKGCGQEKVTYRLRDWLFSRQRYWGEPIPIIHWEDGTSTAVPENELPLVLPVTKDIRPSGTGESPLANLTDWLEVTREDGVKGRRETNTMPQWAGSSWYYLRYIDPHNTEKLADEDLLKQWLPVDIYVGGAEHAVLHLLYARFWHKFLYDLGVVPTKEPFQKLFNQGMILGTSYRDHRGALVATDKVEKRDGSFFHVETGEELEQAPAKMSKSLKNVVNPDDVVEQYGADTLRVYEMFMGPLDASIAWSEEGLEGSRKFLDRVYRLITSKEIVAENNGALDKVYNETVKAVTEQIESMKFNTAIAQLMVFVNAANKVDKLYVDYAKGFIQLIAPFAPHLAEELWQTVAATGESISYVAWPIWDESKLVEDEIEIVIQIKGKVRAKLMVAKDLSREELQEIALADEKVKVEIDGKEIVKVIAVPNKLVNIVVK; encoded by the coding sequence ATGAGTTTTTACAATCATAAAGAAATTGAACCTAAGTGGCAGGGCTACTGGGCAGAACATCATACATTTAAGACAGGAACAGATGCATCAAAACCGAAGTTTTATGCTCTCGATATGTTCCCATATCCTTCAGGAGCTGGATTGCATGTAGGACACCCAGAAGGTTATACAGCAACCGATATCCTCAGCCGTTACAAACGTGCGCAAGGCTACAATGTCCTTCACCCAATGGGATGGGATGCTTTTGGTTTGCCAGCTGAGCAGTACGCTATGGATACGGGGAATGACCCAGCAGAATTCACAGCGGAAAACATTGCCAACTTCAAACGTCAAATCAATGCGCTTGGCTTCTCTTACGACTGGGATCGTGAAGTCAACACAACAGATCCAAACTACTACAAGTGGACGCAGTGGATCTTCACCAAGCTTTACGAAAAAGGCTTGGCCTATGAAGCTGAAGTACCAGTAAACTGGGTTGAGGAACTAGGAACAGCCATTGCTAACGAAGAAGTCCTTCCTGACGGAACTTCTGAACGTGGGGGCTATCCCGTTGTCCGCAAACCGATGCGTCAATGGATGCTCAAAATTACGGCCTATGCAGAGCGCTTGCTTAACGACTTGGATGAGTTGGATTGGCCAGAGTCTATCAAGGATATGCAACGCAACTGGATTGGAAAATCCACTGGTGCCAATGTAACTTTCAAAGTGAAAGGGACTGATAAGGAATTTACCGTCTTTACTACCCGTCCGGACACGCTTTTTGGTGCGACCTTCACAGTCTTGGCTCCTGAGCATGACTTGGTTGACGCCATCACAAGCCCAGAGCAAGCTGATGCAGTTGCAGACTACAAACACCAAGCTAGTCTCAAGTCTGACTTGGCTCGTACCGACCTTGCCAAAGAAAAAACTGGTGTATGGACTGGTGCTTATGCCATCAACCCTGTCAATGGCAAGGAAATTCCAATCTGGATCGCAGACTATGTTCTTGCTAGCTATGGGACAGGTGCGGTAATGGCTGTTCCTGCCCACGACCAACGTGACTGGGAATTTGCTAAACAATTTGACCTTCCAATTGTAGAGGTGCTGGAAGGTGGAAACGTTGAAGAGGCTGCTTACACAGAAGATGGACTTCATGTCAATTCAGACTTCCTTGATGGACTGAACAAAGAAGACGCTATTGCTAAGATTGTGGCTTGGTTGGAAGAAAAAGGTTGTGGTCAAGAGAAGGTTACCTACCGTCTCCGCGATTGGCTCTTTAGCCGTCAACGTTACTGGGGTGAGCCAATTCCAATCATTCATTGGGAAGATGGAACTTCAACAGCTGTCCCTGAAAATGAATTGCCACTTGTCTTGCCAGTCACCAAGGATATCCGTCCTTCTGGTACTGGGGAAAGCCCATTGGCTAACTTGACCGACTGGCTTGAAGTGACGCGTGAAGATGGTGTCAAAGGCCGTCGTGAAACAAACACTATGCCACAATGGGCTGGTTCAAGCTGGTACTACCTCCGTTATATTGACCCACACAATACTGAGAAATTGGCTGACGAGGATCTCCTCAAACAATGGTTGCCAGTAGATATCTATGTGGGTGGGGCAGAGCATGCCGTTCTTCACTTGCTTTATGCTCGTTTCTGGCACAAATTCCTCTATGACCTCGGTGTTGTTCCGACTAAGGAACCATTCCAAAAACTCTTTAACCAAGGAATGATTTTGGGAACAAGCTACCGTGACCACCGTGGAGCTCTTGTAGCGACTGATAAGGTTGAAAAACGTGACGGTTCTTTCTTCCATGTGGAAACAGGAGAAGAGTTGGAGCAAGCGCCAGCTAAGATGTCTAAATCGCTCAAGAACGTTGTCAACCCAGACGATGTGGTGGAACAATATGGTGCTGATACCCTTCGTGTTTATGAAATGTTCATGGGACCACTCGATGCTTCGATTGCTTGGTCAGAAGAAGGTCTGGAAGGAAGTCGTAAGTTCCTCGACCGTGTTTACCGTTTGATTACAAGTAAAGAAATTGTTGCGGAAAACAATGGCGCTCTTGACAAGGTCTACAATGAAACAGTCAAAGCTGTCACTGAGCAAATCGAATCTATGAAATTCAATACAGCCATTGCCCAACTTATGGTCTTTGTCAACGCTGCTAATAAGGTAGACAAACTCTATGTGGACTATGCCAAAGGCTTTATCCAATTGATTGCCCCATTTGCACCTCATTTGGCAGAAGAACTCTGGCAAACAGTTGCTGCAACAGGTGAGTCCATCTCTTATGTAGCTTGGCCAATTTGGGACGAAAGCAAATTGGTTGAAGACGAAATCGAAATCGTCATCCAAATCAAAGGAAAAGTCCGTGCCAAATTGATGGTCGCTAAAGACCTATCACGTGAAGAATTGCAAGAAATTGCTCTGGCTGACGAAAAAGTCAAAGTGGAGATTGATGGCAAGGAAATCGTGAAGGTGATTGCAGTACCTAATAAATTGGTTAATATCGTTGTGAAATAA
- a CDS encoding LytTR family DNA-binding domain-containing protein, with protein MKIRFEMKTEFSEKDPHILIQAAQLTDQAREVMEYLEQFSTTNQVVIPIRTDDHLVMVKIEDLILADIDKNLLTIYTVDGIYKTKETLTNFQNRINRRNFIQISRHSIINIDHLESLSDSFSGNMMAKMTRGIKSSVSRKYVKSLMDYLGL; from the coding sequence ATGAAGATTCGTTTTGAAATGAAGACAGAGTTTTCAGAAAAAGACCCACACATTTTAATTCAGGCAGCTCAGTTAACTGACCAAGCAAGAGAGGTCATGGAGTATTTAGAACAATTTTCAACGACCAATCAGGTGGTCATTCCTATTCGAACGGATGATCATCTGGTTATGGTGAAAATTGAGGATCTTATTCTAGCAGATATCGATAAGAATTTGTTGACCATTTATACGGTAGACGGGATTTATAAAACTAAGGAAACATTGACAAACTTTCAGAATCGAATTAATCGGCGTAACTTTATACAGATATCGCGTCATTCAATTATAAACATTGACCATTTAGAGTCATTATCGGATAGCTTTTCAGGGAACATGATGGCTAAGATGACTCGGGGTATCAAATCGAGTGTGAGTCGGAAATACGTTAAGTCCTTAATGGATTATCTAGGTTTATAG
- the infA gene encoding translation initiation factor IF-1: MAKDDVIEVEGKVVDTMPNAMFTVELENGHQILATVSGKIRKNYIRILAGDRVTVEMSPYDLTRGRITYRFK, translated from the coding sequence GTGGCAAAAGACGATGTGATTGAAGTTGAAGGCAAAGTAGTTGATACAATGCCTAACGCAATGTTTACGGTTGAACTTGAAAATGGACATCAGATTTTAGCAACAGTTTCTGGTAAAATTCGTAAAAACTATATTCGTATTTTAGCGGGAGATCGTGTTACTGTCGAGATGAGTCCATATGACTTGACACGTGGACGTATCACTTACCGCTTTAAATAA
- the rpmJ gene encoding 50S ribosomal protein L36 has translation MKVRPSVKPICEYCKVIRRNGRVMVICPANPKHKQRQG, from the coding sequence ATGAAAGTAAGACCATCGGTCAAACCAATTTGCGAATACTGTAAAGTAATTCGTCGTAATGGTCGTGTTATGGTAATTTGCCCAGCAAATCCAAAACACAAACAACGTCAAGGATAA
- a CDS encoding YjdF family protein, with the protein MEIVSIGLTVYFEDGFWHGLFEQEYEGTYQVCRVTFGQEPKEDEILKLLQTQFVRLSFSPEATVKQHVKIKNPKRLQRAVKKQVKQKVSSKSQELLQLQYEERKKHSKQQSSLQKQLLKQEKFERKQQKCREKHKGH; encoded by the coding sequence GTGGAAATCGTTTCAATTGGCTTGACAGTTTATTTTGAAGATGGATTTTGGCATGGATTGTTTGAACAAGAGTATGAGGGAACTTATCAAGTTTGTCGAGTGACATTTGGTCAGGAACCAAAAGAGGATGAAATTTTGAAACTTTTACAGACTCAGTTTGTTCGGTTATCTTTTAGTCCAGAGGCAACAGTCAAACAGCATGTGAAGATTAAGAATCCGAAGCGTCTGCAGCGAGCTGTAAAGAAACAGGTGAAGCAGAAAGTTTCTTCTAAGTCACAAGAGCTTTTACAGTTGCAGTATGAGGAACGAAAAAAGCATTCAAAACAACAGTCCAGTCTCCAAAAGCAATTGCTCAAGCAAGAGAAATTTGAACGCAAACAGCAAAAATGTAGAGAGAAGCACAAGGGGCACTAG
- the rpsK gene encoding 30S ribosomal protein S11: MAKPTRKRRVKKNIESGIAHIHATFNNTIVMITDVHGNAIAWSSAGALGFKGSRKSTPFAAQMASEAAAKSAQEHGLKSVEVTVKGPGSGRESAIRALAAAGLEVTAIRDVTPVPHNGARPPKRRRV; the protein is encoded by the coding sequence TTGGCTAAACCAACACGTAAACGTCGTGTGAAAAAGAATATCGAATCTGGTATTGCTCATATTCACGCTACATTTAATAACACTATTGTTATGATTACTGATGTGCATGGTAATGCAATTGCTTGGTCATCAGCTGGTGCTCTTGGTTTCAAAGGTTCTCGTAAATCTACACCATTCGCTGCTCAAATGGCTTCTGAAGCTGCTGCTAAATCTGCACAAGAACACGGTCTTAAATCAGTTGAAGTTACTGTAAAAGGTCCAGGTTCTGGTCGTGAGTCAGCTATTCGTGCGCTTGCTGCCGCTGGTCTTGAAGTAACAGCAATTCGTGATGTGACTCCAGTGCCACACAATGGTGCTCGTCCTCCAAAACGTCGCCGTGTATAA
- the rpsM gene encoding 30S ribosomal protein S13: protein MARIAGVDIPNDKRVVISLTYVYGIGLATSKKILAAAGISEDVRVRDLTSDQEDAIRREVDAIKVEGDLRREVNLNIKRLMEIGSYRGIRHRRGLPVRGQNTKNNARTRKGKAVAIAGKKK from the coding sequence ATGGCTCGTATTGCTGGAGTTGACATTCCAAATGACAAACGCGTAGTAATCTCATTGACTTACGTTTATGGTATCGGACTTGCAACATCTAAGAAAATTTTGGCTGCTGCTGGAATCTCAGAAGATGTTCGTGTACGTGACCTTACATCAGATCAAGAAGATGCTATCCGTCGTGAAGTGGATGCAATCAAAGTTGAAGGTGACCTTCGTCGTGAAGTAAACTTGAACATCAAACGTTTGATGGAAATCGGTTCTTACCGTGGTATTCGTCACCGTCGTGGACTTCCTGTCCGTGGACAAAACACTAAAAACAACGCTCGCACTCGTAAAGGTAAAGCTGTTGCGATTGCTGGTAAGAAAAAATAA
- a CDS encoding DNA-directed RNA polymerase subunit alpha: MIEFEKPNITKIDENKDYGKFVIEPLERGYGTTLGNSLRRVLLASLPGAAVTSINIEGVLHEFDTVPGVREDVMQIILNIKGIAVKSYVEDEKIIELDVEGPAEITAGDILTDSDIEIVNPDHYLFTIGEGSSLKATMTVNSGRGYVPADENKKDNAPVGTLAVDSIYTPVTKVNYQVEPARVGSNDGFDKLTLEILTNGTIIPEDALGLSARILTEHLDLFTNLTEIAKSTEVMKEADTESDDRILDRTIEELDLSVRSYNCLKRAGINTVHDLTEKSEAEMMKVRNLGRKSLEEVKLKLIDLGLGLKDK, encoded by the coding sequence ATGATTGAGTTTGAAAAACCAAATATAACAAAAATTGATGAAAATAAAGATTATGGCAAGTTTGTAATCGAACCACTTGAACGTGGCTACGGTACAACTCTTGGTAACTCTCTTCGTCGTGTACTACTAGCTTCTCTACCGGGAGCAGCAGTGACATCTATCAACATTGAAGGTGTCTTGCATGAGTTCGACACAGTTCCAGGTGTTCGTGAAGACGTGATGCAAATCATTCTGAACATTAAAGGGATTGCAGTGAAATCATACGTTGAAGACGAAAAAATCATTGAACTTGACGTTGAAGGTCCTGCTGAAATTACAGCTGGAGATATTTTGACTGACAGTGATATTGAAATTGTAAATCCAGATCATTATCTCTTTACAATCGGTGAAGGTTCTTCTCTAAAAGCGACAATGACTGTTAACAGTGGTCGTGGATATGTACCTGCTGATGAAAACAAAAAAGATAATGCACCAGTTGGAACACTTGCTGTAGATTCTATTTATACACCAGTTACAAAAGTCAACTATCAAGTAGAGCCTGCTCGTGTAGGTAGCAATGATGGATTTGACAAATTAACCCTTGAAATCTTGACTAATGGAACAATTATTCCTGAAGATGCTTTAGGGCTTTCAGCACGTATCTTGACAGAACATCTTGATTTGTTTACAAATCTTACTGAGATTGCTAAGTCAACTGAAGTGATGAAAGAAGCTGATACTGAATCTGACGATCGTATTTTGGATCGGACGATTGAGGAACTGGACTTGTCTGTGCGTTCATACAATTGTTTGAAACGTGCCGGTATCAATACTGTGCATGATTTGACAGAAAAATCTGAAGCAGAGATGATGAAAGTACGAAATCTTGGACGCAAGAGTTTGGAAGAAGTGAAACTCAAACTCATTGACTTGGGTCTTGGATTAAAAGATAAATAA
- a CDS encoding PFL family protein: MDIRQVTETIAMIEEQNFDIRTITMGISLLDCTDPDIERAAEKIYQKITTKAANLVAVGDEIAAELGIPIVNKRVSVTPISLIGAATDATDYVVLAKALDRAAKEIGVDFIGGFSALVQKGYQKGDEILINSIPRALAETDKVCSSVNIGSTKSGINMTAVADMGRIIKETAALSDMGAAKLVVFANAVEDNPFMAGAFHGVGEADVIINVGVSGPGVVKRALEKVRGQSFDVVAETVKKTAFKITRIGQLVGQMASERLGVDFGIVDLSLAPTPAVGDSVARVLEEMGLETVGTHGTTAALALLNDQVKKGGVMACNQVGGLSGAFIPVSEDEGMIAAVQDGSLNLEKLEAMTAICSVGLDMIAIPEDTPAETIAAMIADEAAIGVINMKTTAVRIIPKGKEGDMIEFGGLLGTAPVMKVNGASSVDFISRGGQIPAPIHSFKN; this comes from the coding sequence ATGGATATTAGACAAGTTACAGAAACCATTGCCATGATCGAGGAGCAGAACTTCGATATCAGAACCATCACCATGGGGATTTCCCTTTTGGACTGTACTGATCCAGACATCGAACGTGCTGCTGAAAAGATTTACCAAAAAATTACCACTAAAGCTGCAAATTTAGTGGCTGTAGGAGATGAAATTGCTGCGGAACTAGGGATTCCTATTGTTAATAAACGGGTATCGGTGACACCGATTTCTTTAATTGGTGCTGCGACTGATGCGACAGACTATGTTGTTTTGGCAAAGGCTCTTGATAGGGCTGCTAAGGAGATCGGTGTTGACTTTATTGGTGGATTCTCAGCTTTGGTACAAAAAGGCTACCAAAAAGGAGATGAAATTCTCATCAATTCTATCCCACGCGCTCTAGCTGAGACAGACAAGGTTTGTTCGTCCGTCAATATCGGCTCGACCAAGTCAGGTATCAACATGACTGCGGTCGCTGATATGGGACGTATCATCAAGGAAACAGCTGCGCTATCAGATATGGGTGCGGCCAAATTAGTCGTATTTGCTAATGCTGTTGAGGACAATCCTTTTATGGCAGGGGCCTTTCATGGTGTTGGCGAAGCAGATGTTATCATCAATGTCGGGGTTTCGGGTCCTGGTGTGGTCAAGCGTGCCTTGGAAAAAGTTCGTGGACAGAGCTTTGATGTGGTAGCGGAAACAGTCAAGAAAACGGCCTTCAAGATTACTCGTATCGGTCAATTAGTTGGTCAGATGGCCAGCGAGAGACTGGGTGTTGATTTTGGAATTGTCGACCTAAGTTTGGCACCTACTCCTGCAGTTGGCGATTCTGTGGCTCGTGTCCTTGAGGAAATGGGCCTAGAAACAGTTGGTACGCATGGGACGACGGCTGCCCTCGCTCTTTTGAATGACCAAGTTAAGAAGGGCGGAGTGATGGCTTGTAACCAAGTCGGTGGCTTGTCAGGTGCTTTTATCCCCGTTTCTGAAGATGAGGGGATGATTGCTGCGGTGCAAGATGGCTCTCTAAATTTAGAGAAACTAGAGGCCATGACGGCTATCTGTTCTGTTGGGTTGGATATGATTGCCATTCCGGAAGATACGCCTGCTGAAACCATTGCAGCTATGATTGCGGATGAGGCGGCAATCGGTGTTATTAACATGAAAACAACGGCTGTCCGTATTATTCCAAAGGGCAAAGAAGGCGATATGATTGAGTTTGGTGGTTTGCTAGGGACAGCTCCAGTTATGAAGGTCAACGGGGCTTCGTCTGTTGATTTCATCTCTCGCGGTGGGCAAATCCCAGCTCCAATCCATAGTTTTAAAAATTAA
- a CDS encoding ACT domain-containing protein translates to MKAIITVVGKDKAGIVAGVSTKIAELGLNIDDISQTVLDEYFTMMAVVSSDEKQDFTYLRNEFETFGQTLNVKINIQSAAIFDAMYNI, encoded by the coding sequence ATGAAGGCTATTATTACAGTAGTTGGTAAGGACAAGGCTGGGATCGTTGCAGGCGTGTCTACTAAGATTGCAGAGTTGGGTTTGAATATTGACGATATTTCTCAGACGGTGTTGGATGAATACTTTACCATGATGGCGGTCGTTTCTAGTGACGAAAAACAAGATTTCACTTATTTGCGAAATGAGTTTGAAACTTTCGGTCAGACCTTGAATGTCAAAATCAATATTCAGAGTGCGGCGATTTTTGACGCTATGTATAATATCTAG
- a CDS encoding ABC transporter permease gives MIALLKRNFILYFRNRSGVFFSLLGALISFLLYIIFLQKNLTDSWSQLPNSTNLLNNWLMGGTLAVTGMTTSFTALKQMVQDRENQVDQDLFLTDLGNWGLQASYLISSIVISFVMQVFMFAVMSLYFKESPVISHLPEIALIMLLSSLLSSLVNVLLIYRFQSVDSLGKLATIVGTASGFLVGTYIPIGVLPDSAQLFMKCTPATYIASLYRQVLMKERLEIAFSGNNSLLQEFQEKMGIQINWQELLTKGETYFIVVIISLVAILLWLLFVKVSSKRK, from the coding sequence ATGATAGCTTTATTGAAACGGAATTTTATCTTATATTTTCGTAATCGTTCGGGAGTATTTTTCTCATTATTGGGGGCATTGATTTCCTTCCTCCTTTATATCATTTTTTTGCAGAAGAATTTGACGGATTCTTGGTCCCAACTCCCTAATAGTACGAACCTTTTAAATAACTGGCTGATGGGTGGGACCTTGGCTGTGACTGGGATGACAACCAGTTTTACAGCTCTTAAACAAATGGTTCAGGACCGCGAAAATCAAGTGGATCAAGATCTCTTCTTGACAGATTTAGGTAACTGGGGCTTACAGGCGTCCTATCTAATCAGTAGTATTGTCATTTCTTTTGTCATGCAGGTGTTTATGTTTGCTGTTATGAGCCTTTATTTTAAAGAAAGTCCAGTTATCAGTCATTTACCGGAAATCGCTTTGATTATGTTATTAAGCAGTCTACTTTCAAGTTTGGTAAATGTTCTCTTGATTTACCGTTTTCAATCTGTAGATAGCCTTGGTAAACTGGCAACTATAGTGGGAACTGCTTCTGGATTTTTAGTAGGAACTTATATCCCTATTGGAGTATTACCTGATTCTGCACAGCTTTTCATGAAATGTACCCCTGCAACTTATATTGCTTCTCTCTATCGACAAGTCTTGATGAAAGAGCGGTTAGAGATCGCATTTTCAGGAAATAACAGTCTGTTACAGGAATTTCAAGAAAAAATGGGAATCCAAATCAACTGGCAAGAACTATTGACAAAGGGAGAAACATACTTTATAGTGGTTATTATCAGTCTCGTCGCTATTCTTCTTTGGCTTTTATTTGTTAAAGTGTCTAGCAAGAGAAAATAA
- a CDS encoding histidine phosphatase family protein — protein MSKVRLYLVRHGKTMFNTIGRAQGWSDTPLTAEGELGIHELGIGLRESGLQFDRAYSSDSGRTIQTMGIILEELGLQGKIPYRMDKRIREWCFGSFDGAYDGDLFMGLIPRIFNVDHVHQLSYAELAEGLVEVDTAGWAEGWEKLSGRIKEGFEAIAKEMEEQGGGNALVVSHGMTIGTIVYLINGMHPHGLDNGSVTILEYEDGQFSVEVVGDRSYRELGREKMAEIKN, from the coding sequence ATGTCTAAAGTAAGATTGTACTTGGTCCGTCATGGAAAAACCATGTTTAACACGATTGGACGTGCTCAAGGATGGAGTGATACACCTCTGACTGCAGAAGGTGAGTTGGGAATCCATGAACTGGGAATTGGCTTGAGAGAGTCTGGCTTGCAGTTTGACCGCGCTTATTCCAGTGATTCAGGTCGCACTATTCAAACCATGGGAATTATCCTAGAAGAACTTGGACTACAGGGGAAAATCCCTTACCGCATGGACAAGCGCATCAGAGAGTGGTGCTTTGGTAGTTTTGATGGGGCCTATGATGGGGACCTCTTTATGGGATTGATTCCGAGAATTTTCAATGTAGACCATGTTCATCAGTTGTCCTATGCAGAACTAGCAGAAGGTTTGGTAGAGGTTGATACTGCAGGCTGGGCTGAAGGTTGGGAAAAACTCAGTGGTCGAATCAAGGAAGGCTTTGAAGCGATTGCTAAAGAAATGGAAGAACAAGGTGGGGGTAATGCCCTCGTTGTGAGCCATGGAATGACGATTGGTACCATTGTTTATCTGATCAATGGCATGCATCCGCATGGTCTGGATAATGGTAGCGTGACGATTCTTGAATATGAGGACGGTCAGTTTAGCGTAGAAGTTGTTGGTGACCGTAGCTATCGAGAGCTCGGACGTGAGAAGATGGCAGAAATAAAAAATTGA
- a CDS encoding ABC transporter ATP-binding protein: MILQAKHLTKRYGNHMAVDDIQLEFEKGSFNAILGPNGAGKSTTISMLIGLKNPTQGQIRYAPNTKIGVVFQASVLDEMLTVRENLTIRAQQYKEIAASRVDDLIHQLGLTAFQKQLYGTLSGGQKRRVDIARALLSRPDILFLDEPTTGLDIQTRKSIWDLLYRLQKDEGMTIILTTHYLDEADEADQIYIVDHGKVIAQGSAIAIKSQYASNILKIRFKEMKDLEKLLQTGMTVEEENEMEYLFYPRTSQEAIEYLAKVREEIDFFEFRSGTMDDAFIALTGREVR, from the coding sequence ATGATTTTACAAGCTAAACATTTGACTAAACGGTACGGCAATCACATGGCTGTCGATGATATTCAGTTAGAGTTTGAAAAAGGAAGTTTCAATGCTATTTTGGGACCCAATGGTGCAGGGAAATCAACCACTATTTCCATGTTAATCGGTTTGAAAAATCCGACACAAGGTCAGATTCGATATGCGCCAAATACGAAAATCGGAGTGGTTTTTCAAGCTAGTGTACTGGATGAGATGTTGACGGTTAGGGAAAATCTCACGATTCGTGCTCAACAGTATAAGGAGATTGCGGCAAGTCGTGTGGATGATTTGATCCATCAACTGGGTTTGACTGCTTTCCAGAAACAACTCTATGGAACCTTGTCAGGTGGGCAAAAACGTCGGGTTGATATTGCGCGTGCTCTTCTTTCGCGACCAGATATTCTTTTCTTGGATGAACCAACGACAGGTCTTGATATTCAAACTCGCAAATCCATCTGGGATCTACTGTATCGACTACAAAAGGATGAAGGGATGACTATTATCTTAACGACTCATTATCTGGATGAAGCAGATGAAGCGGATCAGATCTATATCGTTGATCATGGGAAAGTGATTGCGCAAGGTTCTGCGATTGCTATTAAAAGTCAGTATGCATCTAATATCCTAAAAATTCGTTTTAAGGAAATGAAGGATCTAGAAAAATTGCTACAGACTGGAATGACAGTCGAGGAAGAAAATGAGATGGAATATCTTTTTTATCCAAGGACGTCACAGGAAGCCATTGAATATTTGGCAAAAGTTCGAGAAGAAATTGATTTTTTTGAGTTTCGTTCGGGTACTATGGATGATGCCTTTATTGCACTTACAGGAAGAGAGGTTCGCTAA
- a CDS encoding DUF3021 domain-containing protein, giving the protein MKRLIAYFVSGMRTASFVYLSLVLLAQFYSGITYPAPTTKNILALFLMSGIMGVLTLILERLEFLAYSMRVGVHLLATATILVLTYLFFGWGSALLSPLLWFFFLLIYGLIWLYQIWQTHKLTQRINQALEDKRKKTNH; this is encoded by the coding sequence ATGAAGCGATTGATTGCTTATTTTGTATCGGGAATGCGGACGGCCTCCTTTGTTTATTTGAGTTTGGTGTTATTGGCTCAGTTTTATTCAGGTATTACCTATCCCGCACCAACGACAAAAAATATTCTAGCTTTGTTTTTGATGAGTGGAATTATGGGGGTATTGACTTTAATCCTTGAAAGGCTAGAGTTTCTTGCTTATAGTATGCGTGTAGGAGTTCATTTATTAGCGACAGCTACTATTTTAGTATTGACCTACCTATTCTTTGGCTGGGGTTCAGCATTGTTGAGTCCCTTGCTTTGGTTCTTTTTCTTGTTGATTTATGGACTGATATGGTTGTACCAGATCTGGCAAACTCACAAGCTCACCCAACGGATTAATCAAGCCTTAGAAGATAAAAGAAAGAAAACGAATCACTAA